A single window of Chlamydia ibidis 10-1398/6 DNA harbors:
- the incB gene encoding inclusion membrane protein IncB produces MTITSTCSSLEQNLSPEVLQHAIEKIKREVSYLDSRLSTTSVTVAQSESALASLVAEVEDLKAVIAACVHSLRQNSDVLPSSQGSPQRPSSMIIEHSPPTVCSKLLATTLTLVALIAISLLVVCVVTACGGFPLFLSFLNVYTVGACIALPIISSVSAAILFLSMLSISSLLKSSPLVLVLENSLQSS; encoded by the coding sequence ATGACAATTACGTCTACTTGCTCTAGTCTGGAGCAGAACTTATCTCCTGAAGTATTACAACATGCTATAGAAAAGATAAAACGAGAGGTTAGTTATCTTGATTCTAGATTATCTACTACTTCCGTTACGGTAGCTCAATCAGAAAGTGCTCTAGCTAGCTTAGTTGCCGAAGTTGAAGACCTGAAAGCGGTAATTGCGGCTTGTGTTCACTCTTTGAGACAAAACAGCGATGTTCTGCCAAGCTCACAAGGATCTCCTCAACGCCCCTCTTCTATGATCATCGAGCATTCGCCTCCTACAGTTTGTTCTAAACTGTTAGCAACAACGCTAACTTTGGTAGCTCTTATAGCTATATCTCTTTTAGTCGTTTGCGTGGTTACTGCTTGTGGAGGTTTCCCTCTATTTTTATCTTTTCTTAATGTGTATACAGTCGGTGCTTGTATAGCGTTGCCAATTATTTCATCTGTATCCGCAGCAATACTGTTCTTGTCAATGCTAAGCATTAGTTCTTTACTAAAATCTTCTCCGCTAGTACTCGTGTTGGAGAATTCCTTGCAGTCTTCTTAA
- a CDS encoding sodium-dependent transporter gives MSNRSSHFSSRLGFILSMMGIAVGAGNIWRFPRIAAQNDGGTFIILWLVFLFSWSIPMIIVELCLGKLTKKSPIGTLIQTAGRKYAWLGAFITLVTTCILGYYSNIVGWGLGYFYYSISGKIYFGNNFSELWENHYTSWYPLIFHSISLFLAYFIIRKGIVKGIERCNKILIPAFFVCTFILLARAITLPDSLKGIKQLFFFNAHGLSNYKVWVEALTQNAWDTGAGWGLLLVYSGFTAKETGVVANGAMTAIANNLVSLIMGVIIFSTCASLDILGTSQLQDGVGASSIGIAFVYLPELFTKLPGPQYTPTLFSALFFLAFATAALSSMISMLFLLSQTLSELGLKKHHAEVLATLSAFLLGIPSSLSLSFFINQDTVWGVALIVNGLILIFAAKKYGLSLLKNKVIVAAHEKLYFESTFYRVIKYLLPFEGIALLMWFFYEGLFPENNVWWNPCSTYTLSSLLFQWMLGIIVLKALNDRIYKRFSRNNP, from the coding sequence ATGAGTAATAGGTCTTCTCATTTTTCTTCTAGACTAGGCTTTATTCTATCTATGATGGGTATCGCTGTTGGGGCTGGGAATATCTGGAGATTTCCTAGAATTGCAGCCCAAAATGATGGTGGGACTTTTATCATTCTTTGGCTTGTGTTTTTATTCTCATGGTCTATACCCATGATTATAGTTGAGCTATGTTTAGGGAAACTCACAAAAAAATCCCCTATTGGCACATTAATTCAAACAGCGGGGCGTAAATATGCTTGGCTAGGTGCATTTATTACGTTAGTGACTACGTGTATCCTTGGCTACTACTCAAACATAGTTGGGTGGGGACTCGGATATTTCTACTACTCCATATCTGGCAAGATATATTTCGGGAATAATTTTTCAGAACTATGGGAAAACCACTATACTAGTTGGTATCCTCTAATTTTTCATAGTATATCTCTCTTCTTAGCATATTTTATAATCAGAAAGGGTATTGTCAAAGGCATAGAAAGATGCAATAAAATCCTTATCCCAGCTTTCTTTGTTTGCACGTTTATTCTTCTCGCACGAGCTATTACTCTCCCCGATTCTCTCAAAGGAATTAAGCAATTGTTCTTCTTCAATGCTCATGGGCTATCAAATTACAAAGTGTGGGTCGAGGCTTTAACACAAAATGCTTGGGATACTGGAGCAGGCTGGGGATTATTATTAGTGTATTCCGGATTTACTGCCAAAGAAACAGGGGTTGTAGCAAATGGAGCCATGACTGCCATAGCGAATAATCTAGTCTCCCTAATCATGGGAGTAATTATTTTTTCTACATGCGCCTCCTTGGATATTTTAGGTACTTCACAATTGCAAGATGGAGTAGGCGCCTCTAGTATTGGTATTGCCTTTGTATATCTTCCAGAACTGTTTACTAAATTGCCTGGGCCACAATATACTCCCACCTTGTTCAGTGCTCTTTTTTTCTTAGCTTTTGCTACTGCAGCACTATCTTCCATGATTTCCATGCTCTTCCTTCTATCCCAAACTCTTTCTGAACTGGGGTTGAAAAAACATCATGCGGAAGTATTAGCAACCCTTTCTGCGTTTCTTCTAGGTATTCCATCATCTCTCAGCCTATCCTTTTTCATTAACCAAGATACGGTGTGGGGCGTAGCTTTAATTGTTAATGGGCTCATTCTCATTTTTGCAGCAAAAAAATATGGGTTATCTTTACTCAAAAACAAGGTGATAGTCGCTGCACATGAAAAATTATATTTTGAATCAACTTTTTACCGTGTGATTAAATATTTGTTGCCTTTTGAAGGTATTGCCCTACTCATGTGGTTCTTCTATGAAGGTCTTTTTCCAGAGAACAATGTTTGGTGGAATCCTTGTTCTACCTATACACTATCAAGTTTATTATTTCAGTGGATGTTGGGAATTATTGTTTTAAAAGCATTAAATGATAGGATTTACAAAAGATTTTCTAGAAATAACCCTTAA
- a CDS encoding dicarboxylate/amino acid:cation symporter: MKKSLRSNYNFLLLISMIIGLGLGVLNIPWIFKGAELFSNFFLKLLKLLSLPLVFFGIGSTITSIKNFNTMVSLGKKVLFYTLLTTIISASIGLILFLLIRPNMSVQNGIQISSQINSSGYLAILSKTVPTNILEPFIENNVISATFLATLLGISSLFLKDKEKILVENLFSTFFSLLLNIAKGVLKFLSLATLSFSILFYKEVSHNQENLFIFSKYLLCIVGANLLQGFVVLPWLLKANRLSPIKIAKAMSPALITAFFSKSSASTLPLTMEIAEEELKLSPSLSRFTFPLCSVINMNGCAAFILITVLFVSVSNGVQFSLLSMIGWVFLATLAAVGNAGVPMGCYFLTSSLLTSAGIPLHILGFILPFYTMLDMIETSLNVWSDCCVASLTNSSLSKQVAQGKL; this comes from the coding sequence ATGAAAAAATCTCTCAGATCGAATTACAATTTCCTTCTGCTGATAAGCATGATAATTGGTTTAGGACTTGGCGTGCTAAATATTCCTTGGATCTTCAAAGGAGCTGAATTATTTTCAAATTTCTTCTTAAAGCTCTTAAAACTACTTAGCCTACCTTTAGTATTTTTCGGTATTGGATCGACAATTACATCAATTAAAAACTTTAATACGATGGTTTCACTAGGAAAAAAGGTCTTATTCTATACTCTTTTGACTACGATAATTTCTGCGTCTATCGGCCTTATATTATTCTTATTGATCCGCCCTAATATGTCAGTGCAAAACGGTATACAAATTTCCTCCCAGATTAACTCCTCTGGATATCTCGCTATTTTATCAAAAACAGTTCCTACCAACATTTTAGAGCCTTTTATAGAAAATAATGTTATCTCAGCTACATTCTTAGCCACTCTATTAGGGATATCTTCTCTATTTCTAAAGGATAAGGAAAAAATACTCGTTGAAAATCTATTTTCAACCTTCTTTTCTCTTCTACTAAACATCGCCAAAGGTGTTCTTAAATTCCTAAGTTTAGCGACTCTCTCTTTTTCAATCCTGTTCTATAAAGAGGTCTCTCATAACCAAGAAAATTTATTTATTTTCAGTAAATACCTTTTATGTATCGTAGGAGCCAATCTACTTCAAGGATTTGTCGTCTTACCTTGGCTGCTTAAGGCTAATCGCTTGTCCCCCATAAAAATTGCCAAAGCCATGTCCCCAGCCCTTATTACGGCTTTTTTTTCTAAATCTTCAGCTTCTACTCTTCCACTTACTATGGAAATTGCCGAAGAAGAACTTAAATTATCTCCGTCACTATCAAGGTTTACGTTCCCCTTATGTTCCGTTATCAATATGAATGGGTGTGCTGCATTTATTCTTATCACCGTGCTGTTCGTAAGTGTCTCTAACGGCGTCCAATTCTCTCTGCTTTCGATGATCGGGTGGGTTTTCTTAGCAACATTAGCTGCTGTAGGAAATGCTGGGGTCCCTATGGGATGTTATTTTTTGACCTCGTCATTATTAACCTCAGCTGGCATCCCCCTACATATTTTAGGATTTATCCTACCTTTTTATACCATGTTAGATATGATCGAGACATCTCTAAATGTCTGGTCAGATTGCTGTGTTGCCAGCCTTACTAATAGTAGTCTCTCAAAACAAGTTGCCCAAGGAAAACTATAA
- a CDS encoding tetratricopeptide repeat protein: MQAKIPFFSSKAFLTPNKEKEEQTSCMADFLLAELILLKEKKETEFSSGFLSIAETLLLLTDFSTSILKKIVFHGTTFGLSKRSSAVLSDTLAYADILFKKLDISSSDRISLLSAKAAICFELFNITQNYTFLSLVSDVFIVFNELLRNNSHLENKLGWSHLEQDNKRAEISELASARVYHTFGKAFFLIFSSSHEIHDLFVSQKCFMKALKFRPHHPRLLADYADTLSMLGMKTGKSAYIENALHFLSRAIFLSFNRDAHNQEYQDYRCRYAYTAINLYNVTCRPDHLNQASRILYECVQAFPNLSSLWSAWGGLLIFAGWLNGEPKYLEAGLDKLSFAQKGDSDPLQIATYLSSGIAYLGLHLEEPSLFREGYYKLVEIMKSCPGYLPLVGALGSVQLCSALYFKDAGLFSFAISCFQSYLQFDGNNVDNLHKLFMAYFYWGESRLSLRLFYKALNIVKTLCDLRPEIALFWKYRGTTLRRLAEITSDPVYKELYLEESIWYYRRAWELDQKLVILELWAESYCLLGRIQHNLACYEQCYELFTLVEEELLSSKAKLLIGISLLGKGIILEDGNLVQRAIFIFDDLLGESKEDSNLMMLLGDAWLFLFSKTRFFKCYQKSRRYLYQAVALGCTEAYYSLSKLYTANGNVDQANAMLLRAESFGSTFASASFAIGKFYVPKF; encoded by the coding sequence ATGCAGGCAAAAATACCGTTTTTCTCTTCCAAAGCATTTTTGACGCCTAATAAAGAAAAAGAGGAACAAACCTCTTGTATGGCTGATTTTCTACTTGCTGAGTTGATTCTTCTAAAAGAAAAAAAGGAAACAGAGTTTTCCTCAGGGTTCCTCTCTATCGCTGAAACCTTACTACTGCTTACTGATTTCTCAACAAGTATTTTAAAAAAAATTGTCTTTCATGGTACTACGTTTGGTTTGAGTAAGAGAAGTTCTGCTGTTCTATCGGATACTCTTGCTTATGCGGATATTCTGTTTAAGAAATTGGATATAAGTTCTTCGGATCGCATATCTCTATTATCTGCGAAAGCTGCCATTTGTTTTGAGTTATTCAATATAACACAAAATTATACATTTCTTTCTCTTGTTTCGGATGTGTTTATTGTTTTCAATGAGTTGCTTAGAAATAATTCTCACCTTGAGAACAAACTGGGATGGTCGCATCTAGAACAGGATAATAAAAGAGCGGAAATTAGTGAATTAGCTAGCGCCAGGGTATACCATACTTTTGGTAAAGCTTTCTTCTTGATCTTCTCTTCGAGTCATGAAATTCATGACTTGTTCGTTAGTCAAAAGTGCTTTATGAAGGCTCTGAAATTCAGACCTCATCACCCGAGATTACTCGCAGACTATGCGGATACTTTAAGTATGTTGGGGATGAAAACTGGCAAATCCGCATATATAGAAAACGCTTTACATTTTCTATCAAGAGCGATTTTCCTTAGCTTTAATCGAGATGCTCATAATCAGGAATATCAAGATTATCGTTGTCGCTATGCGTATACCGCTATTAATTTATATAACGTTACATGTAGACCTGATCATTTGAATCAGGCTAGTAGAATTTTGTATGAATGTGTCCAGGCATTTCCTAATCTTTCATCTTTATGGTCTGCTTGGGGCGGTTTGCTTATTTTTGCTGGTTGGCTTAATGGGGAGCCGAAATATTTAGAAGCAGGACTAGATAAATTATCTTTTGCTCAGAAGGGGGATAGCGATCCTTTACAGATTGCTACCTATTTATCTTCCGGGATAGCTTATTTAGGTCTTCATTTAGAAGAACCTAGTTTATTTCGAGAAGGTTATTATAAATTAGTGGAAATTATGAAATCGTGTCCTGGGTATCTTCCTTTAGTAGGTGCTTTAGGCTCGGTACAGCTATGCTCTGCTTTATATTTCAAAGATGCTGGGTTATTTTCTTTTGCTATCTCTTGTTTTCAATCTTATCTACAATTTGACGGCAACAATGTTGACAACCTTCATAAATTATTCATGGCCTATTTCTACTGGGGTGAATCTAGACTTAGTTTAAGATTGTTCTATAAAGCTTTAAATATTGTTAAGACACTGTGTGATTTACGTCCTGAAATTGCATTATTTTGGAAATATAGAGGGACTACTCTGCGACGTTTAGCAGAAATTACTTCTGATCCTGTTTATAAAGAACTATATCTTGAAGAATCAATTTGGTATTATCGTAGAGCATGGGAGCTTGATCAAAAATTAGTAATTCTTGAACTATGGGCAGAGTCCTACTGTCTGCTTGGTAGGATTCAACATAATCTTGCCTGTTACGAACAGTGCTATGAACTATTTACGCTAGTTGAGGAAGAATTACTTTCTTCCAAAGCAAAGCTCTTGATTGGCATCTCATTATTGGGGAAAGGGATAATACTGGAGGATGGGAATTTAGTTCAGCGCGCTATTTTTATTTTTGATGATTTATTGGGAGAGAGCAAAGAGGACAGCAATTTAATGATGTTATTAGGCGATGCCTGGCTATTTTTGTTTTCTAAAACTCGTTTCTTTAAATGTTATCAAAAATCTAGAAGATATTTGTATCAAGCTGTTGCGTTAGGGTGTACGGAAGCTTATTATAGCTTGAGTAAGCTCTATACAGCCAATGGAAATGTGGATCAAGCAAATGCTATGTTGCTACGTGCGGAGAGTTTCGGTTCAACTTTTGCTAGTGCTAGTTTTGCTATAGGAAAGTTTTATGTGCCGAAATTCTAA
- the mgtE gene encoding magnesium transporter encodes MDSKTSHLDDELSFKLEKAFVCLSTDMHSHDLSKIVSEYNPIDLAYAVSCLPPDSRAVLYKNLSCISSKVAFIINTDSASRWAIFRRLSDLEVCALIEQMPPDEAIWVLDDIPDRRYRRILELIDSKKSLKIRDLQKHGRNTAGRLMTNEFFAFLMETTVREVAACIRNNPGIDLTRLVFVLDFKGELQGVVTDRSLIINPPDMPLKQIMNQVEHKVLPDATREEVVDLVERYKIAALPVVDEENFLIGAITYEDVVETIEDIADETIARMAGTTEDVGYHSCHVVQRFLLRAPWLLVTLCAGLVSASVMAYFQKIAPSLLALVIFFIPLINGMSGNVGVQCSTILVRSMATGTLSCGRRRETIFKEISIGLLTGVALGILCGLVVYFMGFLGMNLFSGGGLQLGVTVATGVLGASLTATTLGVLSPFFFAKLGVDPALASGPIVTALNDIMSMVIFFLITGGLNYFFFS; translated from the coding sequence ATGGATTCCAAAACTAGTCATCTAGATGATGAATTGAGCTTTAAGTTAGAGAAAGCTTTTGTATGTCTTTCCACAGATATGCATTCTCATGATCTTTCTAAGATTGTAAGCGAATATAATCCTATTGATCTAGCGTATGCTGTTTCCTGCTTGCCTCCCGATTCTCGGGCTGTTCTTTATAAAAATCTTTCGTGCATTTCGTCTAAAGTTGCGTTTATCATTAATACTGATTCTGCATCTCGTTGGGCAATTTTCCGTCGTCTTTCGGATCTTGAGGTGTGTGCTTTGATTGAGCAAATGCCTCCAGATGAGGCGATATGGGTTTTGGATGATATTCCTGATAGACGGTATCGTAGGATATTAGAACTTATTGATTCTAAAAAGTCTTTGAAGATTCGTGATTTACAAAAACATGGGCGTAATACAGCTGGACGTTTAATGACCAACGAGTTCTTTGCGTTTTTAATGGAAACCACAGTTAGAGAAGTGGCTGCTTGTATCCGTAATAATCCAGGTATTGATCTTACTCGGTTAGTCTTTGTTTTGGATTTTAAAGGCGAACTTCAAGGTGTTGTTACCGATAGGAGTTTAATAATTAATCCCCCTGATATGCCTTTAAAGCAGATCATGAATCAGGTAGAGCATAAGGTATTGCCAGATGCCACACGGGAAGAAGTAGTTGATCTTGTTGAGCGGTATAAAATTGCAGCACTCCCTGTAGTGGATGAAGAAAATTTTCTTATAGGTGCTATTACTTATGAGGATGTTGTTGAAACAATAGAGGATATTGCAGACGAGACTATTGCTAGAATGGCAGGAACGACTGAAGATGTTGGATACCATAGTTGTCATGTGGTTCAAAGATTTTTATTGCGTGCGCCTTGGTTATTAGTCACGCTATGTGCAGGGCTTGTTAGTGCTTCAGTTATGGCATACTTTCAAAAGATTGCCCCTTCTTTGTTGGCTTTAGTTATTTTTTTCATACCGTTAATTAACGGCATGTCTGGAAATGTAGGAGTTCAGTGCAGCACGATATTGGTCCGTAGTATGGCTACGGGAACACTATCTTGTGGTCGTCGTCGTGAAACTATTTTTAAAGAGATCAGTATCGGACTATTGACGGGGGTTGCGTTAGGCATTCTTTGCGGTTTGGTTGTTTATTTTATGGGGTTCTTAGGAATGAATTTGTTCTCTGGTGGAGGCTTGCAGTTGGGTGTTACTGTGGCAACAGGAGTGCTTGGAGCGTCCTTAACAGCTACTACACTAGGAGTTCTTTCACCATTTTTCTTTGCTAAGCTAGGCGTAGATCCTGCTTTGGCTTCAGGCCCGATTGTTACTGCTCTAAATGATATTATGTCTATGGTTATATTCTTTTTAATAACCGGAGGATTGAATTACTTCTTCTTTAGTTAA
- a CDS encoding CT214 family putative inclusion membrane protein, which yields MSLCSHVSVVRNTINSADYRQCTSGDMVTITIFFSIIATLSLIAIILVGCQVVSSIVAFSMCASFGVALSLLALSVLFSINSDKRSFQKIALRHHPYLSSDQCVFLQRLSSLALSPEISSVDSDKRERFFTQITPSRIFSDFTSNVSARLQKFSTELEYQVANLVSSIIHYQSASTGLIQAIFLEIKELFLPSWLSAKREYSLCSSLRSLSDLFIKYSFTDLLILFLTDPKISLLFMNHLLLMCSTWYSITPDKSCIEKALRSINLWLNGFFHSEGSLSVIDSYDANLLSPSMRLALINGNFIQVILDPLEQGVKDQFYYFVPETSLEKIAASNAQMYCQSMNSEEYITESISLRQFFSKLKEHMAFSKKLLPPSSPFFLGSLGYYKANISDLCTFVCNNYEKLLGNPFLLVELLHSDRDYQVFVRELLKKAMPIKNWLVILRPIILGLFSASIATRREIEMLANRLSISSSNLEQAISSDEFLSTLFPTLCAENLSS from the coding sequence ATGAGTTTATGTAGTCACGTGTCTGTTGTGAGAAATACTATAAATTCTGCTGATTATAGGCAGTGTACTTCAGGAGACATGGTGACAATTACAATTTTTTTTTCGATTATTGCCACCTTGTCCCTTATTGCTATAATTCTTGTCGGGTGTCAGGTTGTATCGTCAATCGTTGCTTTTTCTATGTGCGCATCTTTTGGCGTCGCCCTTTCTTTATTAGCATTGTCGGTTTTATTTTCTATAAACTCAGATAAGAGAAGCTTTCAAAAAATAGCCCTCCGTCATCATCCGTATCTTTCTTCTGATCAATGTGTATTTTTGCAAAGATTGTCCTCTCTTGCTTTGTCTCCAGAGATTAGTAGTGTTGATAGTGATAAAAGAGAGCGTTTTTTTACTCAAATCACCCCAAGCAGGATTTTCTCAGATTTTACTAGTAATGTTTCTGCGAGATTACAGAAATTTAGCACTGAGTTAGAATATCAGGTAGCTAATTTAGTCAGTTCTATAATACACTACCAGAGCGCGTCTACGGGATTGATTCAGGCAATTTTCTTAGAAATTAAAGAGTTATTCTTGCCTTCTTGGCTTTCTGCTAAACGGGAATATTCTCTGTGCTCTTCTTTACGTTCTTTGAGTGATTTATTTATAAAGTACTCATTTACAGATTTGTTGATTTTATTTTTAACTGATCCAAAAATCAGTCTTTTATTTATGAATCATCTCTTGTTAATGTGTTCTACTTGGTATTCTATTACCCCAGATAAATCGTGTATAGAAAAGGCTTTACGTTCAATTAATTTGTGGCTAAATGGCTTCTTCCATTCTGAGGGGAGCCTTTCTGTTATAGATAGTTATGATGCTAATTTACTTTCTCCTAGCATGCGTTTAGCTCTGATAAATGGTAACTTTATACAAGTTATTTTAGATCCTTTAGAACAAGGCGTTAAAGATCAATTCTATTATTTTGTCCCCGAGACTTCTCTAGAAAAGATTGCAGCAAGCAATGCTCAAATGTACTGTCAGTCTATGAATTCTGAAGAGTACATCACGGAATCAATTTCGCTAAGACAGTTTTTTTCTAAATTAAAAGAACATATGGCTTTCTCTAAGAAATTATTGCCTCCATCATCTCCATTTTTCTTAGGATCATTAGGATATTATAAAGCGAACATTTCAGATTTGTGTACTTTCGTATGTAATAATTATGAAAAACTGTTAGGTAATCCTTTCTTACTAGTTGAGCTACTACATAGTGATAGGGATTATCAAGTTTTTGTAAGAGAATTATTGAAGAAGGCTATGCCAATTAAAAATTGGCTAGTGATCTTGCGGCCAATTATTTTAGGATTGTTTAGTGCTAGTATAGCAACAAGGAGAGAGATAGAGATGTTGGCCAATCGTTTGTCAATTTCTTCTAGCAACCTGGAGCAAGCCATATCGTCTGATGAATTTCTCTCTACTCTATTTCCTACTTTATGTGCGGAAAATCTTTCTAGTTAG
- a CDS encoding amino acid permease, which yields MHTHSKPSKPLGTFTVGMLSLAVVISLRNLPLTAKHGLSTLFFYALAVMCFMIPYSLIAAELASFKPQGIYVWTRDALGKWWGFFSIWMQWFHNMTWYPAMLAFIASTLVYKMNPELAHNKVYLATVILAGFWGLTFFNFLGISTSALFSSVCVILGTLIPGLILVSLALLWIFSGNPIAISFSWGDLLPDFSNMSSLVLLAGMLLALCGLEANANLASDMINPRKNYPKAVFIGATLTLAILVLGSLSIAIVIPKEEISLVSGLIKAFALFFDKYNLSWLTNIIVVMTIAGSLGELNAWMFAGTKGLFVSTQNDCLPRKFKKVNSKNVPVNLMLFQAIVVTLFTLLFLCLDSADLAYWILSALSIQMYLAMYICLFISGPILRIKEPKAERLYSVPGKLFGICCLSTLGIISCLFALCISFLPPQELTQLTSTHKLAYTAALLCVFSINCLIPFGIYSAHKKFVK from the coding sequence ATGCACACTCATTCGAAACCCTCAAAACCCCTAGGTACTTTTACTGTGGGGATGTTATCTCTTGCTGTTGTCATCAGCTTAAGAAATCTCCCTCTAACAGCCAAACATGGCTTATCAACTCTATTTTTTTATGCTCTTGCAGTCATGTGTTTTATGATTCCATACTCCTTAATTGCAGCGGAGCTAGCATCTTTTAAACCCCAAGGAATCTACGTGTGGACTCGCGATGCATTAGGAAAATGGTGGGGATTCTTCTCAATATGGATGCAGTGGTTCCACAATATGACTTGGTATCCCGCTATGTTAGCTTTTATAGCTAGTACTTTAGTTTATAAGATGAACCCAGAGTTGGCTCATAACAAGGTTTATCTTGCAACGGTAATTCTTGCTGGGTTTTGGGGGCTAACTTTTTTCAATTTCCTAGGCATCAGTACATCTGCTTTATTTAGTTCTGTTTGCGTAATTCTTGGCACATTAATTCCTGGGCTTATATTAGTATCTCTAGCTCTTCTGTGGATTTTTTCTGGAAATCCCATTGCTATTTCTTTTTCTTGGGGTGATCTTTTACCCGACTTCAGCAATATGTCATCTCTTGTATTACTAGCTGGAATGTTGCTTGCATTATGTGGATTGGAAGCCAATGCTAATTTAGCCTCTGACATGATCAACCCAAGAAAAAATTATCCTAAAGCCGTATTTATCGGAGCAACATTAACACTAGCTATTCTTGTCTTAGGCTCTTTGTCAATAGCCATTGTCATACCAAAAGAAGAAATCAGTTTAGTATCGGGATTAATAAAAGCATTTGCCTTGTTCTTCGATAAATATAATCTATCCTGGTTAACAAATATCATTGTAGTCATGACAATAGCAGGATCTCTAGGAGAGCTTAATGCTTGGATGTTTGCTGGCACTAAAGGATTGTTCGTATCTACGCAAAATGATTGCCTTCCTAGAAAGTTCAAGAAAGTCAATTCTAAGAACGTACCCGTAAATTTAATGCTATTTCAAGCAATTGTTGTTACGTTGTTTACCCTGCTATTTCTATGCCTAGATTCTGCAGATCTAGCTTATTGGATTCTTAGTGCTTTGAGTATTCAGATGTATCTAGCCATGTATATATGTCTATTTATTTCTGGTCCTATTTTAAGAATTAAAGAACCAAAAGCCGAACGGTTATACTCTGTGCCAGGAAAATTATTTGGCATATGCTGTTTATCAACCTTGGGTATTATTTCATGTCTTTTTGCTTTGTGCATCAGCTTCCTTCCCCCTCAAGAACTCACACAACTAACTAGCACACATAAGCTCGCCTATACTGCAGCTTTGTTATGTGTGTTCAGCATTAATTGTTTGATTCCTTTTGGAATTTATTCTGCACACAAGAAATTTGTGAAATAA
- a CDS encoding class I fructose-bisphosphate aldolase yields the protein MLTKVYDFLKEDTDNLLTYVCTHIKKESLTLPSTTFVDDVFGQSDRNNRVLRSLQTLFSHGRLANTGYLSILPVDQGIEHTAGASFAANPLYFNPENIVRLAIEAGCSAVASSYGVLSLVSRKYAHKIPFILKLNHNELLSYPTKYHQIFFSQVESAHNMGAVAVGATIYFGSETSSQEIIAVSRAFEKAREFGMATVLWCYLRNPNFVYNGVDYHTSADLTGQADHLGASLGADIVKQKLPTCQGGFKTIKFSKTDDRVYSNLSSDHPIDLCRYQVLNSYCGKVGLINSGGPSGKNDFAEAVRTAVINKRAGGMGLILGRKAFQRPFAEGVQLLNLIQDVYLDPEITIA from the coding sequence ATGTTGACAAAAGTTTACGATTTTCTAAAAGAAGATACTGATAATTTGCTAACTTATGTATGCACACATATCAAAAAGGAAAGTCTGACCCTGCCTTCAACTACATTTGTTGATGATGTGTTTGGTCAATCTGACCGAAATAATCGCGTATTGAGATCCCTGCAAACTCTATTTTCTCATGGTCGCTTAGCAAATACAGGTTATTTATCTATCCTTCCAGTAGATCAAGGTATAGAACACACAGCCGGGGCTTCTTTTGCAGCAAATCCCCTATATTTTAATCCCGAAAATATCGTGCGTCTGGCCATAGAAGCTGGGTGCTCTGCTGTAGCCTCCTCCTATGGAGTGTTAAGTTTAGTATCTAGAAAATATGCTCATAAAATTCCGTTTATTCTTAAGCTAAATCATAATGAACTTCTTTCTTATCCCACTAAGTATCATCAAATCTTCTTTAGTCAAGTTGAAAGTGCCCATAACATGGGGGCTGTTGCTGTAGGAGCGACAATCTATTTCGGTTCTGAAACCTCATCGCAAGAAATTATAGCAGTATCCAGAGCTTTTGAAAAAGCTCGTGAATTCGGAATGGCTACAGTATTGTGGTGCTATTTAAGAAACCCTAATTTTGTGTACAATGGGGTAGATTACCACACCTCTGCAGACCTCACGGGTCAAGCAGATCATCTAGGAGCATCACTAGGTGCTGACATTGTAAAACAAAAATTACCTACATGCCAAGGCGGATTTAAAACTATTAAGTTTAGTAAAACTGATGACAGAGTATACTCTAATTTGTCTTCAGATCACCCCATAGATTTATGTCGTTATCAAGTACTCAACAGCTACTGCGGTAAAGTAGGGCTCATTAATTCTGGAGGACCTTCAGGAAAAAACGATTTTGCCGAAGCAGTAAGGACTGCAGTAATTAATAAACGAGCTGGGGGAATGGGACTTATCTTAGGAAGAAAAGCTTTTCAAAGACCATTTGCTGAAGGCGTTCAGTTATTAAATTTAATTCAGGACGTTTATTTAGATCCCGAAATTACAATAGCGTAA